DNA sequence from the Chitinophaga flava genome:
GGTAATGCTGACCATGAGTGCAAAAGAAACTTATCCGGTAATACCCACAGGTGTAACAACAACAGATTATAAAACGGGAACATCCACTGCCAAATACTATAATGGATACGACTTCTATAGTGGAGAGATTACTAAAACTGTCACAAGGGATATTTACGGTAACGCATTTGCTACCGAAGTCATTCCCGCCTACAGGAAGTATCCTCAAATGGGGCTGATGGTCAATAATAGTGCTAACAAGAATATGCTGACTCAAACTGCCGGCTCATATACTTATGTGCTGGGCAATGGTGTAAATGCAGGCGTAGTCAGTGCGAGCGCAACCATCTGGGGAAATCAGACTCCGGTACTCAATCCTGATAACAGTGGAACTACATTGGTCCAAAACACTTCATCCGTTGGTAATGTATGGAGAAAACAACAGGAATACATCTGGCGTCCGGATGTAATCAAACCTGATGGAGTAGTGCCTATGGCGGAATTTACAGACATCAACTGGACCAATCCGCTGGCATCCAATTCCGCGTGGAAAAAAGCAGTAGAGGTAACATTGTACAGCGCCAATTCCCACCCATTGGAAACTGTAGACATCAACGGTGCTTATGGCGCAACCAAATATGGATACAAAGATAGCCGCAAGGTGCTGACAGTTACACCAGCTCAGTACAGCCAGGTTGCTTTCTCCGGTGCTGAAGATGAGTTGATCGGATCTGCGTTCAGCTCAGGAGTGAATCCTGGTGATGGAACCATTGAAACCAGCACCACCTTCCCTGCAACCCTGGCACATACGGGGTATAACAGCCTTCGTACAGCAGCTGCCAAACAAGGTTTTAACTATACCGTTCCTGTTGCTGCCTCACAACTGAATGTACAATACCAGGCAAGTGTTTGGGTAAAAAGTGTAGCTGGTGGCCAGCCCTCAGCTAATATCTATTACCAGGTGAATGGTGGCACCCCAACACCGGCAACAGTAACGGCTACACGTAAGTCCGGCGACTGGTACTTATTGACCTTGGTAACGCCCACCTCTGCTTCAGCCAGTGCTGGCTCCAGCATTAAATTCGGATGCACTAATACAGGTGCAACAGATGTGGTATTTGATGATTTCAGAGTACATCCGGTAAGCGCCAGCTCGACTGCTTTCGTATATGATAAAACCAGTGGAGAATTAACTTACATACTGGACAATAAGAATATCTATACCAGATATAATTATGATTCAGGCGGGAAATTAATCGGTACTTATAAGGAAATTATTGGAACTGGCGAGAAGAAAGTCTATGAGTATGAATATAATTATGGCAAAGGCTGTATCGCTGCCAATAATTTGAGCATCCCCAAAGTAGATTTTTATAAACAGCATTTTGGGTTGATATAAAAATGATGATACCCTGATTGTCTGATTTTTGTTTTATCCATTATTTTTTAGATTATGACTAGTCTGATTAGTAAACATATTAAAAACCGAACAATACCAGTGGCTGCCTGCATGCTAATGAGCATGGCAGCTGCTGCTCAAACGGTTTCAAGTGGCTCCCTCATCACATTGCCAACCAGTGGTAGCAGTCTTACCATCCCCGCGGGTCAGGTAGCGAACTATAAAAGCGCGATTGGCATTGAAATGAACCCGGAGGTGACAATTGAACAGGGGGCAGAGGTCACTTTTGAAGTGGGTAGCGTTACTGTAAATGGTCCCGGAAACTGGCGCCTGACCAGGGCCTTTGGACTCAATAACGCTGTGGGCGCAGAAGTAAGGTCATTTTATGACGACCGGGGAGTAATGTTACAATACCAGAAACGTGATATGGTAAGCGGCAATGTACTGGCCAGCCAGATAATTTATGATTATCTGGGCAGACCAGTACTCACCACCCTGATGGCTCCCACGTTGAAGAATACACTGGAATACCAAAGTGACTTTGTACAAAATGCAGCCGGCACTCCGTATACAGCCGCCAATTTCGATCTCGCCAAAATGAATACACCGGATGCGCTGGGCAATACAAATCCAGGTACCCTTGGATGGTATTACAGTAACAATAACTCACAGGAACCTTATGTGGGAGCTACCGGGTACCCCTATACGATGACCGACTATTACAATGATGGAAGTAATGAAATACGAAAAAGCGGTGGTATCGGTGAACAGTTAAAAATGGGCAGTGGTCATGAAGCCAGAACTTTTAACTCAAGGGTGGTAAATGAACTAGACCACTACCTTGCAGTAAGAAATAAGTTTTTTGCCACCACCCAAATGGGAGAGTTGCCAGGAGCACTGGGATATCCGGCAACTATCAGTTATAATAAGAATAAAAACGGACAGGAAACAGTGGTGATATCAGATGGTAGCGGACATGTGCTGATGAGTGCACAACCAGGAACCGGACTCACTGTTAACAATTACTATGGATTCGATAGTCCCAACTATTTCTTCCGGATTTTCACGCCTACTGTTATCGATTATGGAGGGACCTATCAGTTCACCGTCTATGATATGAATACAGAGCAGCCTGTGAGTTTATCTCCCAACGGGACTTTACCTGCCGGCTATTATAAAATGGTTAAAGGAGCATTCACGGGTAGCAATAACATGGGATTAGCACCTTACATCCGTTACGCTACCAGCTTTAGCAAAATCAATTATAGTTTTTATAATCAGCATGGTCAACTGGTTGCATTTATACCTGTAGAAGGGGTAAATAAACTACTGGGCACTGGTATAAACAACTATGCCAACAAGTCTGACATTCCCTACATTTCAACCAGAGAATATAATCAGGCTGGGTTGCTGAGCGCAGTGACAGACAAAGAAAGCGGACGCATTGAATTTACCTATCGTAAGGATGGCAACATTCGTTTTTCGCAAAATGCGCAACAGCGTGCATCTGGTAAATATTCCTATATTAATTACGATAAGGTAGCTCGTAATATTGAAAGTGGCGAATTTACTCCATCTGCCGGAGGCATTTCATTTAGCCCTACCGGCATGTCCAATCTGGAAAGCACAGCTACAGATGGGGGACTGGGTGCTGGCACAAAATCAGACTGGACCCGCAGGACATACGATGTGGCAGTGGCTACGGGTGTTGCAGGGTATACACAGGATGATTATACTTTAGCCAGAGGTATATCATATTCTGAGAACAGCTCAGGTTCCAAAACATGGTATAATTATAATGATCAGGAAACGGTTGTCTGGATGGTACAGTATATCCCAGGCCTGGGGTATAAAACGATCGATTATACCTACGACGAAATGGGAAATCTGACTAAAAGGGTTTTCCAGAAAAATACACCGGCAGAAACCTTTGCACAATTCTTTGACTACGATCAGAATTTACGCCTGAAAGCTGTGTATGCTGCTACTTCTGATAATGCTGCTGCTAAAACCCTTCAGGCTAAATACATTTATTATCTCCATGGTCCGCTCAAGCGTGTGGAACTGGGAAGTAATGTCCAGGGCATCGATTTTAGCTATACAGCTGCAGGATCTCTGAAAGCGATCAACAACGCCAACCGGGACCAGGATCCGGGCAAGGATGGTATTACCGGTACCAATGCAGGTTTTGCAAAGGATGCTTTTGGGATGAATATAGATTATTACAATCAGGATTACTCCAGGAATAACAGCAACATTGGAAACATCCCTGTGGATAACGGTCTGGCGCCAGATCAATTTGGTGGTAATATCAAGTCTCTCAACTGGCACTCCCGTAAACCAGCCAGTGTAATAGCTGTTCTGGGTGCTGGCATTGAAAACCCCAGCATGTATGCCTATAGTTATGATAACCAGAGCCAGTTGACCAGCGCTACCTGGGGAACACCTGTTTTTGGTGCTTCTCCCTCTTTTACCGCAAGTACAGCTTTTGCTGAAAAAGTGCCCGGTTATGATAACAACGGCAATATCACCAGTTTACAACGTACAGATGGTACAGGGAATAGCGGAGATAATCTTATTTACTCCTATATCCCCAATACCAACCAGGTACAGAGTATTAGCAACAATGGTGCTTCATACCGGAACTATACCTATGATGTTTTGGGACGTTTAACTTCCGAATCAGTAAACGGCGGACCAACAAGATATATCAAGTATAATATAGCGGGTCGGGTACTGGGAGTATATGGAGATGCCGCATTTACACAGCCCAAAGTAACCTTTACTTATAATGAACAGGGGCAACGGATTGCAAAAAATGATGCGATCAATAATACCACCACCTATTATGTTAATGATGGTTCCGGTAATAATATTGCTACTTACATCCAGTCTGCCACAGGCGCTCCTGCACTGGCTGAGCTTCCACTGTTAGCGGGCAGCCGTTTTGGTCTGTTCAGAAAAGCAAGTGGGATATATGAATATGAATTGACAGATCACCTGGGCAACGTCAGAGCTGTAATTGATGGTAATAAAACCATTAAACAATATGGTGATTATTATCCATTTGGAAGCATTGCCAGAAATGGAGGCTCCAGCGATTACCGTTATGGATACCAGGGACAGAACAGTGAAGCCGATCCTGAAACCGGATGGCAGTCATTCAGTCTCCGTATGTATGATAGTAAAACAGGACGTTGGTTGTCACCTGATCCTAAAAGGCAATATGCATCTCCGTATTTAGGTATGGGAAATAATCCGGTAAACGGGGTAGACAAAGATGGTGGTGCTTTCTGGAATTTTTGGGAAAAAGCTAACGTAAGGCAAGCCAGAGAATTTGCCCAAAGGACTAATTCAACCTTTGACAAATGGAAAGGACAGGATAAAAAAACATGGGCTTCTGCACAGGCATGGGTCCCTGAACTGGAGGGACAATTTGCCGTCGTGTTTGCTCCGGGGTCTAACCACTATGATTGGCTTAGAGCTGTTGGCGTACCGGTTTATACCGCTGAGCTGATGACCAAAAGTGGCTTTCAATATGTCAGAGAACTGGCAGTGATAGGGGATGCCTGGGCACGTGGAAGCGGCGAATACTACAGAGACGGACAAGCTCCGGATATAATGAAAGCATTATTGGGCGCCAATCCCTTGTTCGGGATTCCCAATAATATCACCGGTATGCATATTTCTGCTGACCATACAGATTTCATGGGAAATAAGTACGAAAAAACATCTGATTATGTTTGGGGTTGGATTGGAGTAGCTTCCGGTATAGGGTCTTCAACAGCAACAGAATTGATTGGTTATGGTGCTAAGGGCTTAGGTTACGCGTCACAAGCAGCAAAGCTGGCGGCTGTTAGCGACAAATTGCTTAAATATGATATAACAGTAACTATTGGATTAGGACTGAAAGATGCCTTTTATCCCTCTATCCAGGAATACATAGACCGACCACCTGCTACACCTTCGCCAATATATCAACCTGGAAATTAAATTCCCGAAGGTTTTGAGCATCAAAAAATCGAAGAAGCTGTTTTGACCAACTATTAACACCCAGATCAAAGGTCCGTTAGTAGAAAATATTATCAACAAAAAAGAGGCTGCCTGCAAAACAATAGCAGGCAGCCTCTTTCTCTTTTAAGTTCCAGAGAAAATAAAATGATGATGAATATTCCGGTGAAGATTTATTATTTCATTTATCTGAGTATTAAAATAAACCGCTTATAAACATCTTGTAGAGCCCGCTCCAGACTGGGCGTGTCATAATTTTCAGTACTTTGAGATAGTTAAATCATAGATAATCCATCATGAAAAAAGTATTCATTGTATTAGCCTGCTTCCTTTTCATATCGGAAACATATGCCCAGGAGGCTAGCCAACAACAATATGATACTTTGAAAGACTCCATCGTAGCGCAATTCAGCCGTAGTGACTACCATGCCATATATTCCCTGATGGACCCTTCTTATTTTAAAATTGAAGAGCCGGCATTTGTTTCTTTTTTAAAAAATATCAAATCCAACAGTGGGGAAATTGTACAGACGAAGTTCCTGGCAGACTCTGTCTTCGAGGGTAGCAACTCCGGAAGAGCCAGATATTATCTCGCCGAATTTCAACTCAGATCACTGTTAATGGTGCTTGAAGCCACGCCTCATGGTAAGATCAGCCTCTTTGCCCTGATTCACTATGAATATCCTCCAATAACAGCCACCGCTGATATACCTTCCAGCAACCCGCTCAGCAGCCCGCTGGACCGCATGGTAGACAGCGCAGCCAGAGAATATTTTCAGCATCAGTACGCAACAGGACTTTCTATCGGAATCATTAAAAACGGGCAACGGTATGTTTATCATTACGGTACAACATCGAAGGCAAAACCACAACTGCCGGCCAATAAAACACTATATGAAATAGGCTCCATTACCAAAACATTTACAGGCACCATCCTCGCACATGCCGTGCTGGAAAACAAAGTGCGTTTATCCGACGATATCCGGAAATATTTAGATGGTTCCTTTCCCAATCTGGAATACAACGGACATCCGATCACGCTGAAAGACCTGGCCAATCACACCTCCCGCATTCCAACCGTTCCGGATGACCTGTTTTCACAAAGGGGTGTTAACCTTCTCGCACCATGGAATGATTACAATGAAAAAATGTTCTGGGAAGCATTGCATCGGGTAAAACCAGATACCATCTCAGGATATAAATTTCAATATTCTAACCTCGGCATGTCTTTACTGGGGCACATTTTAGCCAGGGTTTACAAACAACCCTACGAGAAACTGGTAGAAAAATATATTACCCAACCCATGAAAATGGGTGGCACCACTGTACTACCCCTGAAAGATAAAAACGAGCTCCTGGCTTTAAAGTATAGCTCCAATGGTTATCTTCTTCCTTACTGGCACCAGCAGGCCTTTCTGCCTGCCGGAATCGGTATGGTTTCCAATATAGACGATATGCTTAATTACCTGAGCTATCAGATTGCAGACAGCGACCCTACCATACAGCTGACGCACCAACCTACCTCCGAAAATGTCGGGCTGTCCTGGGGAATAGGCAATCCCGGAACTCCCTACAAACTATATGAACATAGTGGCGGCACCTATGGCTTTACCACTATTATCAGAGCTTTCCCGGAAGCAAAGGCTGGTATCGTCATCTTAACGAATACTGATGTAGATATCATGCAACTTACACGTCGCATTTCACGGTATATTATCAATTAACCACGATTCCTCAATAGTATTTGGCATCTGCCAGGAACTTCACTACAGCTGCCTGGTCTGAATAATTTAAAGTGATAATGTCTTTTATCGCTTTGCTTTTATTTTTAGCATGTTGATAATATGACTTACTGATAGTATAACCCATAAAATACCCTAAATCGCCCATCGTCTTTGTAGTGGCGCCATTATACAGCCAGTTGGAAAAATCTTCACCCATCATTTCCTTTTTGAACTGTTGCTTCAACTCCGCCTCGTGTTCTCTTCCATATCTGAGATAAGCGTTCTTCAGTTGCTCTTTGAGAACAAGCTCAGTAATAAAGTCACAAGCCCCTTCACAAATGGCTTGTCCCAGCAGTATCTTAGCTTCTGTTTTCTGCTGCGTGTGTACGTACTCGTGAATAACTACCGGGATAATATTATCCGACTCCTGCGACTGGAAGAAGTTGTACAATCGTTTATCCGGAAACTCCGATACATCTGTACTTTTATTACCCATGGTGATTTCCGAACCAATTAACACCAGCGAATCCTTTGTGGTGCCGGCAACCCGAATGGCGGTTATAGTGAAAAATATTTTTGCGGCACGAAGTTCCGGATATAAAACCTTAAACTCTTTAATATGCTTCTCAATAGCAGGTAAATTACGCTCTATGGTTAACGTATTGGGCCTTATCGATCTCCAGAACTTAGGATACTTATTGATCGCCTCCACCAGTTTGACCGCATCAAATCTTCTAAGCTCCATAAACCTTTTCAAGCCTTCGGTTCCTTTATCGATATACAATTCCTTCATTACCTCTACCTGCTTTTCTTTCTCTTTGATAGTTTGTATGCTATCAAAAGC
Encoded proteins:
- a CDS encoding RHS repeat domain-containing protein — translated: MTSLISKHIKNRTIPVAACMLMSMAAAAQTVSSGSLITLPTSGSSLTIPAGQVANYKSAIGIEMNPEVTIEQGAEVTFEVGSVTVNGPGNWRLTRAFGLNNAVGAEVRSFYDDRGVMLQYQKRDMVSGNVLASQIIYDYLGRPVLTTLMAPTLKNTLEYQSDFVQNAAGTPYTAANFDLAKMNTPDALGNTNPGTLGWYYSNNNSQEPYVGATGYPYTMTDYYNDGSNEIRKSGGIGEQLKMGSGHEARTFNSRVVNELDHYLAVRNKFFATTQMGELPGALGYPATISYNKNKNGQETVVISDGSGHVLMSAQPGTGLTVNNYYGFDSPNYFFRIFTPTVIDYGGTYQFTVYDMNTEQPVSLSPNGTLPAGYYKMVKGAFTGSNNMGLAPYIRYATSFSKINYSFYNQHGQLVAFIPVEGVNKLLGTGINNYANKSDIPYISTREYNQAGLLSAVTDKESGRIEFTYRKDGNIRFSQNAQQRASGKYSYINYDKVARNIESGEFTPSAGGISFSPTGMSNLESTATDGGLGAGTKSDWTRRTYDVAVATGVAGYTQDDYTLARGISYSENSSGSKTWYNYNDQETVVWMVQYIPGLGYKTIDYTYDEMGNLTKRVFQKNTPAETFAQFFDYDQNLRLKAVYAATSDNAAAKTLQAKYIYYLHGPLKRVELGSNVQGIDFSYTAAGSLKAINNANRDQDPGKDGITGTNAGFAKDAFGMNIDYYNQDYSRNNSNIGNIPVDNGLAPDQFGGNIKSLNWHSRKPASVIAVLGAGIENPSMYAYSYDNQSQLTSATWGTPVFGASPSFTASTAFAEKVPGYDNNGNITSLQRTDGTGNSGDNLIYSYIPNTNQVQSISNNGASYRNYTYDVLGRLTSESVNGGPTRYIKYNIAGRVLGVYGDAAFTQPKVTFTYNEQGQRIAKNDAINNTTTYYVNDGSGNNIATYIQSATGAPALAELPLLAGSRFGLFRKASGIYEYELTDHLGNVRAVIDGNKTIKQYGDYYPFGSIARNGGSSDYRYGYQGQNSEADPETGWQSFSLRMYDSKTGRWLSPDPKRQYASPYLGMGNNPVNGVDKDGGAFWNFWEKANVRQAREFAQRTNSTFDKWKGQDKKTWASAQAWVPELEGQFAVVFAPGSNHYDWLRAVGVPVYTAELMTKSGFQYVRELAVIGDAWARGSGEYYRDGQAPDIMKALLGANPLFGIPNNITGMHISADHTDFMGNKYEKTSDYVWGWIGVASGIGSSTATELIGYGAKGLGYASQAAKLAAVSDKLLKYDITVTIGLGLKDAFYPSIQEYIDRPPATPSPIYQPGN
- a CDS encoding serine hydrolase domain-containing protein, which gives rise to MKKVFIVLACFLFISETYAQEASQQQYDTLKDSIVAQFSRSDYHAIYSLMDPSYFKIEEPAFVSFLKNIKSNSGEIVQTKFLADSVFEGSNSGRARYYLAEFQLRSLLMVLEATPHGKISLFALIHYEYPPITATADIPSSNPLSSPLDRMVDSAAREYFQHQYATGLSIGIIKNGQRYVYHYGTTSKAKPQLPANKTLYEIGSITKTFTGTILAHAVLENKVRLSDDIRKYLDGSFPNLEYNGHPITLKDLANHTSRIPTVPDDLFSQRGVNLLAPWNDYNEKMFWEALHRVKPDTISGYKFQYSNLGMSLLGHILARVYKQPYEKLVEKYITQPMKMGGTTVLPLKDKNELLALKYSSNGYLLPYWHQQAFLPAGIGMVSNIDDMLNYLSYQIADSDPTIQLTHQPTSENVGLSWGIGNPGTPYKLYEHSGGTYGFTTIIRAFPEAKAGIVILTNTDVDIMQLTRRISRYIIN
- a CDS encoding gliding motility protein GldB-related protein, whose product is MRKNIPVYLIAFILLFTSAVRVSGQETPHAFTTDIDNFWIAFDSIQTIKEKEKQVEVMKELYIDKGTEGLKRFMELRRFDAVKLVEAINKYPKFWRSIRPNTLTIERNLPAIEKHIKEFKVLYPELRAAKIFFTITAIRVAGTTKDSLVLIGSEITMGNKSTDVSEFPDKRLYNFFQSQESDNIIPVVIHEYVHTQQKTEAKILLGQAICEGACDFITELVLKEQLKNAYLRYGREHEAELKQQFKKEMMGEDFSNWLYNGATTKTMGDLGYFMGYTISKSYYQHAKNKSKAIKDIITLNYSDQAAVVKFLADAKYY